ACGATCTCCTGCAGAACCGAGTCTGCGTCCCGATGGCTTCGGGAACCCGAACGGATCATCGCGAGGCGGTGCTCGAAAACCGGGTGCACCAGCTTCTTGATATCGTCAGGGACCACGAAGCTCCGGCCCTCGAGCATAGCCATTGACTGCGCGGCCCGGAAAAGCGCGGCTGTTCCCCGCGGGCTGATGCCGAGTTCGATTTCGGAGTGCGAACGCGTGCGGTTCACGATCTCGATCATGTAATCGACGAGCGATTCTTCGATGTGAATCTTCCGGCTTTCGTCCTGCAAGGAGAGAACCTCAGCCGGGCTCAATACCGCTTCTCCGGGGAGCCGGTTGCCCGAGTTGGAAAATCTCTTCAGGATTTCTTTCTCTGCGGCCGGATCGGGATATCCGATGTTGATGCGCATCAGGAAGCGGTCCAGTTGCGATTCCGGAAGCGGGTACGTTCCGTGATGTTCGATCGGGTTCTGCGTGGCAAGAACCATAAAAGGGCGCGGCAGGGGATACGTCCGGTTCTCGATCGTCACCTGACCTTCGTTCATCGCCTCCAGCAGCGCGCTTTGTGTCTTGGGCGTCGTGCGGTTGATTTCGTCGGCAAGGACGATGTTGGCGAAAATCGGTCCGGGCTTGAACTCGAATTCACTCAACCTGGGATTGTAGACCGAAACGCCGAGTACGTCCGAGGGGAGAAGATCGCTGGTGAATTGAATGCGATGAAATTCGCAATCGAGCGAGCGGGCGAGCGCGTGTCCCAGTGTCGTTTTGCCGACGCCGGGTACATCTTCGATCAGCAGATGGCCTTCGGCCAGCAACGCAACGATTGCCAGGTTAATGGTTTCCTGTTTTCCTTTAACCGTGATTCCGATGGCGTCGCGGAGCGCAAAAATCTTCTCCCTGGCCGTTGTTTCGAGCGTTTCCATTGTGGTCCGAAGCGATTCTAGCACAGGGACATTTTCAGATTTTCAGCCGCACTGACCCTCTCCTGCTTTATCGGCAGAAGCGGATCGGACTTTAACGAAAAACGAATAATGAAACACCTGACATTTGCCGAAATAAGGCACATGGAGACGGGTGTATCTGAACTCGATCAGGCAATCGACGACTTGTGGAAACGAGTGCGCCAGTCCAACTTATATGGCGGGCGTCCCCGTAACTCGGTCTCTGAAGAAAGTGTCGCAGCGGCGCGATCGGCGTTGACCCTCGCGCAGGACTCCGGCGATCGCCGTTTCCTGAGGGAAGCGTGGTGCATGATGGCGTGGGCTCTGAATGCGAACGAGCAGCCTGCCGAGTCTCTCATCTATAGCAGGCAGGCGATACCGGCGCTCGAGCAAGCGGGAGAATTTGAGCGGGCTGCGCGGATGCGATTGGGCTTCATGGTCGCTCTTTCGACGACCGGGCAGTCCAAAGAAGCTCTTGCCGTTGCGCGTGAGGCGCAGGAATTCTTCCGCAAAAGCGGCGACGACACATCACTGGCGAAAGTGGCGACGAACCTGGGGGCGGTATATCAGCGCCTTGACGACCACACGCGCGGGTTTCAGTGCCACCTGGAAGCCGCTGAATTGTTCAGAAAGACCGGTGAAGAGCGCGGGCTGGCTCAAGCCTGTCTAAACCTGGGGAATGCGCTCACGGTTCTGGACCGCTTCTCCGAGGCCGAGAAAATGTATGAGGACTGTGACGAGATCGCCACAAGACTCACACTCGATGATTTGCGGGCACATGCGATATACAACAAAGCATATCTCTATTTCGTTTCGGGCCGTCTCAGCCAGTCGCTTACCGTTTACCGCGACGCCCGGCAAATGTTTTCAGGCAGTGGAAGCCGTTTGCACGCCGCCTTGTGCGACCTGGATGAGGCGGAAATCTACGTCCAGCTGCGCCTTCCGCAGGACGCGCTGATCCTGGCTCAATCTGCCGCACGATCCTTCGCTGAACTCGACATGCCGCACGAGCAGGGAAAGGCGATCGCCTTCGGAGCGGTTGCGCTCACGCAGAAACGGCAGTTCGGCGACGCTCTGGCAGCATTTAAAGAAGCCCAGACCGTCCTCAGAACAGGCGGCAGCATGTTCTGGATGGCGCAGCTTGATCTGTATCGGGCAGAGGTTTTGTTCTCGATCGGCAGGTTATGGGAGGCCTACTCCCTGGCATCTGCGGCGGATGGGAAGTTCGAGGAGTTAGGGTACTCCACAAAGCGCCTGATCACGCTCGTGTTGCTCGGCCGTGTTTCGATGGCCTTGGGAAGGCCCGACGAAGCGGAGTTTCATGCACGCCGGGTGGAGGAACTGGCCGGGCAGACGAAGATTTCAGTCTTTCTCTTCGCCTGTTACGCCTTATCGGCCGAGGTTGCGGAGGGGGAGCGGCAATTCGAGCGGGCACGTGTCCTTTATGAACGGGCGGCGCGGGAAATAGAACTGCGTCACACCCATTTGCACCACGATGAACTGGGCATTACTTTCTATAAGGACAAAGCCGGGGTGTTCGAATCGCTGGTGTACCTGGCGCTGGACTGCGGTGACGGCTCGGAACCGGCAGCCCAAGCCTTTACCTGGTGCGAGAAAGCAAAATCACAGGTGTTCATCGACGCTCTGGCGCCTCATCTTCCTACAGTTCGAAGCAAGGCCGACGAAGCCCTGATTACTCGCGTCGATCGTCTGCGGGCGGAACTGAACGGTTCCTACATGCGTTTTCGTCCGGAGTTTCTGGCCACGCCCGGATTGCCGCAGGACGCACAGGTTGAACTGAGAGAAGACGAGTTAGCGCGGACGTTGAACGAACTTTCGAGGTCCGATTCTGAGTACGTTTCCCTCCAGGTCGCATCCAGCGTGCGGTTGGAGGAGCTTCAACAGGCGCTTCCCGAAGACACGACTGTTCTGGAATATTTCTTTGCGCGCGACGAAGTGATGGCCTTCGTTATTTCCGCCTCAACCTTCCATGTCGTCCGGCACGTGACTCCGACCAAGCGGGTGCAGTTTCTGGCGGGGCGTCTTCAATACCAGTTGGAACGGTTCTCCGCCCTGATTCGAAACAAGAAGTCGGACGTGTCGATCCAGCGTGCAGCGACGGACGACCTGCTGCGGAATTTTTACAGCGAACTGATCCAGCCCGTCATGCCGTTCATCAATACATCGGGGTTGATCATTGTTCCGCACGGAGTCCTGCATCGAGTCCCATTCCATGCCTTCTTTGACGGCGAGCGATATGTCGCCGATTTATTCGATGTGTCTTATGCACCGAGCGCTTCTGTTCTGAAGTATTGTCTGGACCGGCAGGATGTAACGGAAAAGGCTCCGCTGCATGCCGTTACCAGGCCCGCTGCCAGTCTGGTGGCAAGTTTTGTCCATACCGAGGCGCGGGTGGCTTTGAGGCAGGACAACCCAGTGCTTTCGCGTCTCGAGTTTGCCGACGGCGCATCCTGTGTGCCGGATATCTATGCCGCCCAATGGCAAACGAACCTGTTGTCCATCTGTTCAGCGGAGACTTCGATGAATGGCAGTGCCGATGTGGATGGTTTTCTGGGTTTGCTGCGGTCCTGCCTGTACGCCGGTTGCCGTTCTGTTTTGATGGAGTTATGGAAGGTACGTCCGGAACCGTCCGTGCGCTTCTTTGATCTCTTCTACTCGGAATGGCCGGCGGCGGGAAAGAGCAGGCAGGAAGCGCTATCGATAGCTCAGGAGTGCCTCAGGCGCGAGTTTCCCCATCCGCTCGACTGGGCGCAGTTCATTCTGGCGGGCGCGCGTTAAACAAACGCGCGCAGAAAAGCATCCACGACGCGCGGGTCAAACTGAGTGTTCGCACAACGCGCGATTTCATTGACGGCTTTTTCGTGTTCCTGCGAGCGGCGATATGGACGATTCGTTGTAAGGGCGTCATAGGTGTCTGCGACAGCGACGATCCGGGCGCCGAAGGGGATTTGATCTCCCGCGAGTTCACCAGGATAACCTGCGCCATCAAACCGTTCGTGGTGATGAAGGAGGATGAGGCTGGCCTCTTCGAAACCTTCGACGTTTCTGAGGACCATCCAGCCGAACTCGGAATGTTTCTTGATGTACTCGAACTCGTCCTCGGTCAACCGTCCTGGTTTCAACAGGATGTGGTCCGGCACACCGATTTTGCCTACGTCGTGTAATGAGGCGGCCATAAGCACCATTTCCGTTTCCGAATCGGTCATGCCGAGTTCGACGGCGATCCGATGGCTGTATTCCGCGACTCTCGTGCTGTGTCCGCCGGTGTAGCAATCCCGGAGGTCCACAAGCGATACGAGCGTCGAGGCCATCGCCAGCACCTGCTCCCGGAAGGTATCCTCCATCTTGAGCATGTGAAAGCGCGTCTGTGCCGGTGTAAGTTGCGACGTTTCCAAAGCAAACCGCTGCATGTATCCTCCAGGTCAAATTAGTCGTACTCCGTCATATCGGCAGTTGTCAGGCAGGACTTTAGGCTGTAATATCCTGCTCGATAACCTCAAGCAGGTCTGTAAGGAGGAAGAAGTTAATGCAAGCAAAGTTTGTGCGCGCAGCCGCCGTTCTGGCGGTTCTCGCCATGGTTGTACCGGCGTTCGCGCAGTATGGCTATCCCCTCAAGGGCACGTTCAGCGGGGATTGGTGGATTCAAAAAGGCAAAGAAAACCACCTCTTGATTGAGTTTAACTACGAGAACGAA
The genomic region above belongs to Terriglobia bacterium and contains:
- a CDS encoding MoxR family ATPase gives rise to the protein METLETTAREKIFALRDAIGITVKGKQETINLAIVALLAEGHLLIEDVPGVGKTTLGHALARSLDCEFHRIQFTSDLLPSDVLGVSVYNPRLSEFEFKPGPIFANIVLADEINRTTPKTQSALLEAMNEGQVTIENRTYPLPRPFMVLATQNPIEHHGTYPLPESQLDRFLMRINIGYPDPAAEKEILKRFSNSGNRLPGEAVLSPAEVLSLQDESRKIHIEESLVDYMIEIVNRTRSHSEIELGISPRGTAALFRAAQSMAMLEGRSFVVPDDIKKLVHPVFEHRLAMIRSGSRSHRDADSVLQEIVDQTPVPA
- a CDS encoding CHAT domain-containing protein, whose protein sequence is MKHLTFAEIRHMETGVSELDQAIDDLWKRVRQSNLYGGRPRNSVSEESVAAARSALTLAQDSGDRRFLREAWCMMAWALNANEQPAESLIYSRQAIPALEQAGEFERAARMRLGFMVALSTTGQSKEALAVAREAQEFFRKSGDDTSLAKVATNLGAVYQRLDDHTRGFQCHLEAAELFRKTGEERGLAQACLNLGNALTVLDRFSEAEKMYEDCDEIATRLTLDDLRAHAIYNKAYLYFVSGRLSQSLTVYRDARQMFSGSGSRLHAALCDLDEAEIYVQLRLPQDALILAQSAARSFAELDMPHEQGKAIAFGAVALTQKRQFGDALAAFKEAQTVLRTGGSMFWMAQLDLYRAEVLFSIGRLWEAYSLASAADGKFEELGYSTKRLITLVLLGRVSMALGRPDEAEFHARRVEELAGQTKISVFLFACYALSAEVAEGERQFERARVLYERAAREIELRHTHLHHDELGITFYKDKAGVFESLVYLALDCGDGSEPAAQAFTWCEKAKSQVFIDALAPHLPTVRSKADEALITRVDRLRAELNGSYMRFRPEFLATPGLPQDAQVELREDELARTLNELSRSDSEYVSLQVASSVRLEELQQALPEDTTVLEYFFARDEVMAFVISASTFHVVRHVTPTKRVQFLAGRLQYQLERFSALIRNKKSDVSIQRAATDDLLRNFYSELIQPVMPFINTSGLIIVPHGVLHRVPFHAFFDGERYVADLFDVSYAPSASVLKYCLDRQDVTEKAPLHAVTRPAASLVASFVHTEARVALRQDNPVLSRLEFADGASCVPDIYAAQWQTNLLSICSAETSMNGSADVDGFLGLLRSCLYAGCRSVLMELWKVRPEPSVRFFDLFYSEWPAAGKSRQEALSIAQECLRREFPHPLDWAQFILAGAR
- a CDS encoding HD-GYP domain-containing protein, with amino-acid sequence MQRFALETSQLTPAQTRFHMLKMEDTFREQVLAMASTLVSLVDLRDCYTGGHSTRVAEYSHRIAVELGMTDSETEMVLMAASLHDVGKIGVPDHILLKPGRLTEDEFEYIKKHSEFGWMVLRNVEGFEEASLILLHHHERFDGAGYPGELAGDQIPFGARIVAVADTYDALTTNRPYRRSQEHEKAVNEIARCANTQFDPRVVDAFLRAFV